A region of Microtus ochrogaster isolate Prairie Vole_2 linkage group LG1, MicOch1.0, whole genome shotgun sequence DNA encodes the following proteins:
- the Anapc4 gene encoding anaphase-promoting complex subunit 4 has translation MENIIDQCLQKPADVIGRSMNQAICIPLYRDARSMDSARRLLKFPFLWNNKTSNLHYLLFTILEDSVYKMCILRRHTDISQSVSNGLIGINFGSFTYSTTEKVRRRAFSPSTYSCLDAQFYDDDTVTLILKDSMGREGRDRILVQLPLSLVYNSEDSEEYQFTGTYSTRLDEQGSIIPTRTLHLEKHWRLLESMKAQYVAGNGLRKVSCVLSSNLRHVRVFEMDIDDEWELDDSSDDDDEAGGKPMKIKEEELSESDTEEQQDAAALDPDIVIKVEKLDPELDS, from the exons ATGGAGAACATTATTGATCAGTGTTTGCAAAAGCCAGCA GATGTAATCGGAAGATCAATGAATCAAGCAATCTGCATTCCATTATATAGAGATGCTAGGAG tATGGACTCTGCTCGTAGATTGCTAAAATTCCCATTTCT GTGGAATAATAAAACTTCAAATCTACATTATCttctttttactattttagaAGATTCGGTTTATAAAATGTGCATCTTAAGGAGACATACTGATATTTCCCA aTCTGTAAGTAATGGACTAATTGGTATTAACTTTGGGAGCTTCACATATTCCACAACTGaaaaagtcagaagaag AGCGTTCTCTCCCAGCACTTACAGTTGTCTAGACGCCCAGTTTTATGATGATGACACTGTAACACTCATCCTTAAAGACTCCATGGGAcgtgaaggaagagacaggatctTGGTTCAGTTGCCGTTGTCCTTAGTGTATAACAGTGAAGATTCCGAAGAGTATCAGTTCACTGGGACTTACTCGACAAG GCTAGATGAGCAGGGCAGCATTATCCCCACACGCACCCTGCACTTGGAGAAGCACTGGAGGCTGCTGGAGAGCATGAAAGCACAGTATGTTGCTGGGAATGGCCTTCGGAAAGTGTCCTGTGTG CTAAGCTCAAACCTCCGACATGTGCGGGTGTTTGAGATGGACATCGATGATGAGTGGGAGCTCGACGATTCTTCAGACGATGACGATGAGGCCGGGGGGAAGCCCATGAAGATCAAGGAGGAAGAGCTGTCGGAGTCGGACACAGAGGAGCAGCAGGATGCTGCTGCCCTCGACCCAGACATAGTCATCAAAGTGGAGAAACTCGACCCTGAGCTGGACTCATGA